In Amaranthus tricolor cultivar Red isolate AtriRed21 chromosome 3, ASM2621246v1, whole genome shotgun sequence, a single window of DNA contains:
- the LOC130809069 gene encoding DEAD-box ATP-dependent RNA helicase 36, translating to MEEDSLIDTNFQLFSKRSKYLSKQPQQIIETPPQITQISDVQEIEKQTHPTNPSSSFSDLGLSESAIKTCLELKMKHPTPVQQCCIPKILQGSDVLGIAETGSGKTAAFALPILDRLAENPYGVFALIVTPTRELAFQLAEQFRALGSSLHVRCTVIVGGMDMITQSKTLMQRPHIVISTPGRIKVLIEDNPDIPSVFSKTKFLVLDEADRVLDVGFEEELRVIFKCLPKSRQTLLFSATMTNDLTALHELSSKKAYFYGQYEGLKTPDSLKHQYLCVPKKVKDVYLLYVLSRKENMGVRSVIVFFNERKKCRRMALLLENLDQEVAELHSQKSQSERLAALHRFKSGKVPILLATGVGERGLDIPTVDLVINYDLPRLPEDYVHRVGRAARAGRTGLAMSLVSGKELELLHGVEAELGKEMEEFECKEKDVLADITKVFKARRVAKMKMVDEHFEDELKKRKQQKLKTLAEKGLLSKTNRKRKRNKDI from the exons ATGGAGGAAGATTCATTAATTGacacaaattttcaattattttctaAGAGATCGAAGTATTTGTCCAAACAGCCTCAACAAATCATCGAAACCCCACCACAAATTACCCAAATTTCAGATGTTCAAGAAATCGAAAAGCAAACACACCCTACAAATccatcatcttcattttcagattTAGGGCTTTCAGAATCCGCCATTAAAACTTGCTTGGAGCTTAAAATGAAGCATCCAACTCCAGTACAGCAGTGTTGCATCCCTAAGATTCTTCAAGGTAGCGATGTATTGGGTATAGCCGAAACTGGAAGTGGGAAAACTGCTGCTTTTGCACTCCCCATTCTTGACCGATTAGCAGAAAATCCGTATGGTGTGTTTGCCCTAATTGTTACCCCAACTCGCGAATTAGCGTTTCAATTGGCTGAGCAATTTCGTGCTCTTGGGTCTTCTTTACATGTTCGTTGTACGGTTATTGTGGGCGGTATGGATATGATTACTCAATCTAAAACCCTAATGCAAAGACCGCATATTGTTATTTCCACTCCTGGAAGAATTAAGGTGTTGATTGAAGATAACCCGGATATTCCTTCTGTTTTCTCCAAAACTAAG TTTCTTGTATTAGATGAAGCAGATAGAGTTCTTGATGTTGGGTTTGAGGAAGAGTTGAGAGTTATATTCAAATGTTTGCCTAAAAGCCGGCAGACTTTATTATTTTCTGCGACGATGACAAATGATCTAACAGCATTGCACGAGCTTTCTTCCAAAAAAGCGTATTTCTATGGGCAGTATGAAGGCCTTAAGACTCCAGACTCCCTAAAACACCAGTATCTTTGTGTTCCTAAGAAGGTCAAGGATGTATATCTTTTATATGTCttatcaaggaaggaaaatatGGGTGTACGCTCAGTCATTGTATTCTTTAATGAACGCAA AAAGTGCCGTCGAATGGCTTTGTTGTTGGAAAATCTTGATCAAGAGGTTGCTGAACTGCACTCACAAAAATCACAGTCTGAAAGACTTGCTGCACTGCACCGTTTTAAATCTGGGAAGGTTCCGATATTGCTTGCTACAGGAGTTGGCGAACGTGGGCTAGATATCCCAACAGTGGATCTAGTCATAAACTATGATTTACCAAG GCTTCCCGAGGATTATGTTCATCGTGTGGGACGTGCTGCAAGAGCTGGAAGAACAGGGCTTGCGATGAGCTTGGTCAGTGGG AAAGAATTGGAACTTTTACATGGAGTAGAAGCAGAACTAGGGAAGGAAATGGAAGAATTTGAATGTAAAGAAAAAGATGTTCTTGCTGACATCACCAAG GTTTTCAAGGCAAGGAGGGTAGCAAAAATGAAGATGGTGGATGAACACTTTGAGGACGAATTGAAAAAGCGCAAGCAGCAAAAACTGAAAACTTTAGCGGAGAAAGGCTTGTTGTCGAAAACAAACCGTAagcgaaaaagaaataaagataTCTAA
- the LOC130809070 gene encoding UDP-rhamnose/UDP-galactose transporter 6-like — protein MAPSTKAEKKVVDAAAWMFNVVTSVGIIIVNKALMATYGYSFATTLTGLHFTFTTIMTLILRWLGCIQPSHLPLPDLLRFVIYANFSIVGMNVSLMWNSVGFYQIAKLSMIPVSCLLEIVVDKVRYSRDTKLSIGLVLVGVSVCTVTDVSVNTKGFIAAFIAVWSTSLQQYYVHHLQKKYSLSSVNLLGHTAPIQAGSLLILGPFIDYRLTSKRIDAYNYTLPAVIFITLSCTIAVGTNLSQFICIGRFTAVSFQVLGHMKTILVLILGFIFFGKEGLNLHVVLGMIIAVVGMIWYGNASSKPGGKERKSLSLPKQQKNGADSSEFDSKV, from the exons ATGGCTCCATCGACTAAAGCAGAGAAGAAAGTAGTGGATGCAGCTGCTTGGATGTTCAATGTTGTCACATCTGTAGGAATTATAATTGTCAATAAAGCTCTCATGGCAACATATGGCTACAGTTTCG CTACTACATTGACGGGTTTGCATTTCACATTCACAACTATTATGACACTTATTTTAAGATGGCTTGGATGTATACAACCCTCTCATTTGCCATTGCCAGACCTGCTGAGATTTGTTATATATGCTAACTTTTCCATTGTCGGCATGAATGTTAGCCTTATGTGGAACTCAGTGGGATTTTATCAG ATTGCAAAGTTGAGTATGATTCCTGTATCCTGCCTGTTGGAGATTGTGGTAGACAAAGTTCGATACTCCAGAGACACAAAGCTCAGCATAGGTCTTGTTCTTGTAGGTGTTAGTGTCTGCACTGTTACTGATGTCAGTGTAAATACTAAAGGTTTTATTGCTGCGTTTATTGCGGTTTGGAGCACCTCTTTGCAGCAATAT TATGTACATCATCTCCAAAAGAAGTATTCACTGAGTTCCGTCAACCTCCTTGGACATACTGCACCTATACAAGCTGGATCCCTGCTTATACTGGGTCCATTTATTGATTATCGGTTGACTAGCAAGAGAATCGATGCGTACAACTACACTTTACCAGCCGTG ATTTTTATAACCCTCTCGTGCACCATAGCTGTCGGGACAAACCTGAGTCAATTTATCTGCATTGGTAGATTCACGGCCGTATCCTTCCAAGTGCTTGGCCATATGAAGACCATCCTGGTACTCATTCTTGGTTTCATCTTCTTTGGAAAAGAGGGTCTAAATCTACATGTGGTTCTGGGCATGATCATTGCTGTAGTCGGGATGATCTGGTATGGAAATGCTTCCTCAAAACCGGGTGGGAAAGAACGTAAGAGTCTTTCCTTACCTAAGCAGCAAAAGAACGGAGCAGACTCCTCGGAATTTGATTCGAAAGTCTGA
- the LOC130809071 gene encoding origin of replication complex subunit 6: protein MKSIKSLINHFHQPQFMLISLLLLTLSHSGFSIDQSMDITGLAKKLGLADNKPVVRKAAEFRRLSDIKFDSSAIGVGEICKAIICLEIAANKYEVIFDRQTAIKMSGMSEKAYNRSFNSLQNVLDVKNNLDVRELAIQFGCVRIIPFVRKGLKLYKERFFASLPASRRSSTDFTRPVFTAVAFYLCAKKHKLRADKNKLIELCGTSEAEFSSVSNSMKDLCHDVFGVSKEKKDPKEVKGNRELLDVFPEKRGYEDGGYISDEEKEPSSCKKRKQMEKHEYDEWKSTVVSSINQEKDKNVTIKKTKQARLNFPTIPCDTQNLEVS, encoded by the exons ATGAAATCCATCAAATCCCTAATTAACCATTTTCATCAACCTCAATTTATGCTTATTTCTCTACTCCTTCTTACTCTTTCCCACTCCGGTTTTTCAATCGATCAATCGATGGACATAACCGGATTAGCAAAGAAGCTCGGTCTAGCCGACAATAAACCAGTCGTTCGTAAAGCGGCTGAATTCCGTCGTCTATCCGATATCAAATTTGATTCTTCCGCTATCGGTGTC ggTGAGATTTGCAAGGCCATCATTTGCTTAGAAATTGCCGCCAACAA aTATGAAGTAATCTTTGATCGGCAGACTGCGATAAAAATGAGTGGGATGTCTGAGAAAGCTTACAATAGATCATTTAATTCTCTGCAGAATGTTCTTGATGTGAA GAATAATCTGGATGTTAGAGAACTAGCTATCCAATTTGGATGTGTTCGGATAATCCCTTTTGTGCGGAAAGGATTAAAACT CTATAAGGAGCGATTCTTTGCTTCACTTCCAGCTAGTAGACGCAGTAGTACTGATTTTACTCGACCAGTGTTTACTGCTGTGGCATTCTATTTATGTGCTAAGAAGCACAAG CTTAGGGCTGACAAAAACAAGTTGATTGAGCTTTGTGGTACATCAGAAGCTGAATTTTCTAGT GTTTCTAACTCAATGAAGGACTTATGTCATGATGTTTTTGGAGTTTCAAAAGAGAAGAAGGATCCCAAAGAAGTAAAAGGAAACAGAG AACTATTGGATGTGTTTCCTGAAAAAAGGGGATATGAAGATGGTGGTTATATATCTGATGAAGAGAAAGAG CCTTCAAGCTGCAAGAAACGTAAGCAAATGGAGAAACACGAATATGATGAGTGGAAATCAACTGTAGTTTCATCAATCAACCaggaaaaagataaaaatg TCACTATCAAGAAGACAAAGCAAGCGCGCTTGAACTTTCCAACAATACCTTGTGATACGCAGAACTTGGAGGTATCGTAG